From Chloroflexota bacterium, the proteins below share one genomic window:
- a CDS encoding Zn-ribbon domain-containing OB-fold protein gives MTAKKQVPIIEGLFTWPSDKPQLIASRCKKCGTVTFPKAAFCANPSCEKVRENVEQIKLSNKGKLWTWTVQQYAPPAPFRKEPLPFQPYAIGMVDTEEGLRVLGILTSNDNLKIGMTLEMTTGKLYEDAEKEYITWMWKPV, from the coding sequence ATGACTGCCAAGAAGCAAGTCCCCATAATCGAAGGGCTGTTTACCTGGCCCTCCGATAAGCCTCAGCTCATAGCTAGCAGATGCAAGAAGTGTGGCACGGTGACCTTTCCTAAAGCAGCGTTCTGTGCCAATCCTAGCTGCGAAAAAGTGAGAGAAAATGTGGAGCAGATAAAGCTGAGCAACAAAGGGAAGCTGTGGACGTGGACTGTTCAGCAATACGCTCCGCCGGCACCCTTCAGGAAGGAACCCCTGCCCTTCCAGCCCTACGCTATCGGCATGGTAGACACCGAGGAAGGCCTGAGGGTTCTGGGCATCCTGACCAGTAATGATAACTTGAAGATAGGGATGACGCTGGAAATGACCACGGGAAAGCTGTACGAGGATGCGGAGAAGGAGTATATCACCTGGATGTGGAAGCCGGTGTAG
- a CDS encoding acyl-CoA dehydrogenase: MDFSFTEEQEMLRKIARDFLSTECPKDLVRKIVKDEKGYTPELWGKMAELGWMGLVIPEKYGGIEGSFLDVAVLLEEMGRAALPGPFFPTLIGSLAILEVGSEEQKKGLLPKIAQGKLVLTLAVSEPDVGYELNALQCQATADGKEYSVDGTKLFVEYAHLADLVLCAARSKDNSGQQGITLFLVDAKHPNLTVIPIDAIAGDKQFQVTLNRVRIPQGSILGEVHKGGEYLQKLLQVATVAKCAEMTGGAQQVLDMTVDYVKQRVQFDHPIGSLQAIQHHCANMLIDLEGMKYVTYLAAWKVNEGLPFGKEAAVAKVWTSEAYRRISDLAHQCHGAIGFCEDHDLPLYSKRAKASEFAFGDARFQRQLVAREIGL, translated from the coding sequence ATGGATTTTTCCTTTACTGAAGAGCAAGAAATGCTAAGGAAAATAGCCCGTGATTTCCTGTCTACTGAGTGTCCAAAGGATCTAGTAAGAAAGATCGTGAAGGACGAAAAGGGTTACACCCCCGAGCTGTGGGGGAAAATGGCAGAACTGGGCTGGATGGGGCTTGTTATTCCAGAGAAGTACGGAGGAATCGAGGGCAGCTTCCTTGATGTTGCCGTGCTCCTCGAGGAAATGGGAAGAGCAGCCTTGCCCGGACCGTTCTTCCCTACTCTGATAGGTAGCCTGGCGATCCTCGAAGTGGGAAGCGAAGAACAGAAGAAGGGATTGCTTCCCAAGATAGCCCAAGGTAAGCTGGTACTGACCCTGGCTGTAAGTGAACCGGACGTGGGCTATGAGCTTAATGCTCTTCAATGTCAGGCTACAGCCGACGGCAAGGAATATAGTGTTGATGGCACTAAGCTCTTTGTGGAGTATGCTCACCTAGCTGACCTCGTGCTGTGCGCCGCGAGAAGCAAAGACAATTCCGGCCAGCAAGGAATCACTCTCTTCCTAGTGGATGCCAAGCATCCCAACCTGACTGTCATCCCGATTGATGCTATAGCCGGTGACAAGCAGTTCCAGGTGACTTTGAATAGGGTGAGAATTCCCCAGGGCAGTATCCTGGGCGAAGTTCACAAGGGCGGAGAGTATCTTCAGAAGCTGCTCCAGGTAGCTACAGTAGCCAAGTGCGCAGAAATGACAGGTGGTGCTCAGCAGGTCTTGGACATGACTGTTGATTACGTCAAACAGAGAGTCCAGTTCGACCACCCGATTGGCAGCTTGCAGGCTATTCAGCACCACTGCGCCAATATGCTGATTGATCTGGAAGGGATGAAGTATGTGACCTACCTGGCAGCCTGGAAGGTAAACGAGGGTCTTCCGTTTGGCAAAGAGGCTGCCGTGGCCAAGGTCTGGACCAGCGAGGCGTACAGACGAATTTCAGACCTGGCTCACCAGTGTCACGGAGCCATTGGTTTCTGTGAAGATCACGACCTGCCTCTTTATTCCAAGCGGGCCAAGGCATCTGAGTTCGCTTTTGGCGACGCTCGCTTTCAGCGCCAGCTTGTAGCGCGAGAGATTGGGCTTTGA
- a CDS encoding acyl-CoA dehydrogenase, with protein sequence MDFRFSEKEEALRAEVRQFCQKENLESFPCEIEDEGYGFGGWSRAFTRKLGEKGWLGITWPKEYGGLGRSVMERFVAAEELAYHRAPQYGHLFNDAVGAGIVAHGTQEQKSEFLPKMARGEIFWSTGLSEPGAGSDLLNTATRAVKNGDDYILNGQKIWPTGAHLAEWSLILARTDPDAPKARGLSTFLVDVRSPGVTVNPIIDMAGAKSFNEIFLEDVRVPKRHLLGQENRGLPLVFECLEGDRFWGRCLRHAGSWRDLEDLVQYVNEAKYDGRSLKEDRVLQDTLAEIAVELEVCRMLSYKAVWLLNKGSSISWESSVVKVFADELGQRMANVGLQVLGPQVQLRDNSKWASLRRRFMFLYNFNRGLSLAGGTSEIQRNTIALRGLGLPRS encoded by the coding sequence ATGGACTTCCGATTTTCTGAGAAAGAAGAGGCACTTCGGGCAGAGGTTCGCCAGTTTTGCCAGAAAGAGAATCTAGAAAGTTTCCCCTGTGAAATCGAAGATGAGGGTTATGGTTTTGGCGGATGGTCTAGGGCCTTTACGCGGAAACTGGGGGAAAAGGGATGGCTGGGCATAACGTGGCCCAAAGAGTATGGGGGGCTGGGACGCTCGGTTATGGAGCGCTTTGTTGCCGCCGAAGAGCTAGCTTACCATAGAGCACCACAATACGGACATCTGTTTAACGACGCTGTTGGGGCAGGCATTGTGGCCCACGGCACCCAAGAGCAAAAGAGTGAGTTCCTCCCCAAGATGGCCAGGGGAGAGATATTTTGGTCTACAGGGTTGAGCGAGCCGGGGGCAGGCTCCGACTTACTAAACACAGCGACACGCGCTGTGAAAAACGGCGATGACTACATACTCAATGGGCAGAAGATATGGCCTACCGGTGCTCATCTCGCGGAGTGGAGCCTGATTCTGGCCAGAACAGATCCAGATGCTCCCAAAGCGAGAGGGCTGAGCACCTTCTTGGTGGATGTAAGAAGTCCGGGGGTAACCGTGAACCCAATCATAGATATGGCCGGAGCTAAGTCTTTCAATGAGATATTCCTCGAGGACGTTCGTGTCCCCAAGAGACATCTTCTCGGTCAGGAGAACCGAGGGCTGCCTCTTGTATTCGAATGCCTGGAAGGAGACAGGTTCTGGGGCAGATGTTTGAGACACGCTGGAAGCTGGAGAGATTTGGAAGACTTGGTGCAATACGTAAACGAAGCCAAGTATGACGGCCGAAGCCTAAAAGAGGATCGGGTTTTGCAAGACACGTTGGCGGAGATAGCCGTCGAGCTAGAGGTGTGCCGCATGCTTAGCTACAAGGCTGTCTGGCTGCTGAACAAGGGATCTAGCATCAGTTGGGAGTCTTCTGTAGTCAAAGTCTTTGCTGACGAACTGGGGCAGCGCATGGCCAACGTAGGGTTGCAAGTCCTGGGACCACAGGTGCAGCTAAGGGATAACTCCAAATGGGCCTCGTTGAGAAGAAGATTCATGTTTCTATACAATTTCAACAGGGGTCTGAGCCTGGCGGGTGGTACCTCGGAGATTCAAAGAAACACCATAGCGCTAAGAGGTCTGGGCTTGCCCAGAAGCTAA
- a CDS encoding pyridoxamine 5'-phosphate oxidase family protein encodes MAKLPEEAKKMISRVVPAFVATASKNGKPNVSPKGSFRVLDDEHVVFAEIASPQTMANIRENPQVSVMVFDPDTWGGCRISGKAQIIKSGDLLDSFKAQFAPMKMEVHSVVKIAVEHASIMPPMKGGAKV; translated from the coding sequence ATGGCAAAGCTACCAGAAGAAGCTAAGAAGATGATCTCGCGCGTTGTACCCGCTTTCGTAGCCACGGCAAGCAAGAATGGCAAACCGAATGTCTCGCCCAAAGGATCTTTCCGAGTGCTCGATGACGAGCACGTCGTCTTCGCCGAAATAGCATCCCCGCAGACCATGGCTAACATCAGAGAGAATCCACAGGTGTCGGTCATGGTCTTCGACCCAGACACCTGGGGAGGCTGTCGCATCAGTGGAAAAGCACAAATAATCAAGTCTGGTGATCTGTTGGACTCCTTCAAGGCTCAGTTTGCCCCGATGAAAATGGAGGTTCATTCTGTTGTCAAAATAGCCGTTGAACATGCGTCTATCATGCCTCCTATGAAAGGCGGGGCAAAGGTATAA
- a CDS encoding prevent-host-death protein, with translation MKIYTYSEARQKLAQFEESENEELVIRRREGDMFSIVPKPLRRRSPFDVPCLRKGISRKEILEAIRESREGLNSLLQRPA, from the coding sequence ATGAAAATCTATACTTATTCTGAGGCTAGACAAAAGTTGGCGCAGTTTGAAGAGTCCGAGAACGAAGAGCTTGTCATTCGACGCCGCGAGGGCGATATGTTTTCCATTGTTCCGAAGCCTCTCCGCCGGCGGTCTCCCTTTGATGTGCCTTGTCTGCGCAAAGGCATTTCACGGAAAGAAATACTGGAGGCAATTCGTGAGTCTAGAGAAGGGCTTAATAGCTTACTACAGCGGCCGGCGTAA
- a CDS encoding crotonase/enoyl-CoA hydratase family protein (Catalyzes the reversible hydration of unsaturated fatty acyl-CoA to beta-hydroxyacyl-CoA), protein MPAFIYEKKGRIAYLTINRPEARNAMNREVWDGLVKAWKDVGDNPDIWIAIVTATGDKAFSSGQDLKEMAEWMAIPEDKRPPMPLPEVNPMRGMQVWKPFIAAINGLCIGGGLELAMACDLRIAASTARLGLAEVKSAVIPGNSGSQKLPRLIPFAKALELLMTGDLMEAEEACRLGLVNKVVPFDQLMPEAEALANRICENGPLAVRAVKELAYRGIEMSLADGLRLELEIGARLSKSEDSMEGPRAFAEKRKPVWKGR, encoded by the coding sequence ATGCCAGCGTTTATCTACGAGAAGAAGGGAAGGATCGCCTATCTCACCATCAACCGGCCCGAGGCGCGCAACGCCATGAACCGCGAAGTCTGGGATGGGCTGGTAAAAGCCTGGAAAGACGTGGGAGACAACCCTGACATCTGGATAGCCATTGTGACCGCCACTGGTGACAAGGCCTTCTCATCAGGGCAGGACTTGAAGGAGATGGCTGAGTGGATGGCCATCCCCGAGGACAAGCGTCCCCCTATGCCACTGCCGGAAGTCAACCCTATGCGCGGCATGCAGGTATGGAAGCCCTTCATCGCCGCCATCAACGGCCTTTGTATCGGCGGGGGACTGGAGCTGGCCATGGCCTGCGATCTCAGGATTGCGGCCAGTACCGCCAGGCTCGGTCTGGCCGAGGTCAAGTCAGCAGTCATACCGGGGAACAGCGGCAGCCAGAAGCTGCCACGTTTGATACCTTTTGCCAAGGCTTTGGAGCTCCTCATGACTGGCGACCTGATGGAGGCCGAGGAGGCCTGCCGACTTGGTCTGGTGAACAAGGTGGTCCCCTTTGATCAACTCATGCCCGAGGCTGAGGCGCTGGCCAACCGCATCTGCGAAAATGGCCCCCTAGCCGTCAGGGCAGTCAAGGAACTGGCGTACCGCGGCATAGAGATGAGCCTGGCCGACGGGCTACGACTGGAACTGGAAATCGGCGCCCGCCTTTCGAAGAGCGAA